From the Solanum lycopersicum chromosome 10, SLM_r2.1 genome, one window contains:
- the LOC101257124 gene encoding protein trichome birefringence-like 35 produces the protein MQKWPKKKTQYPLIALVFFIFIVFSILYNEIYIHEIQSKNSTHHTDDDDDSSTLAKEEEDPLFQSVKNLTVTKIPPVPLDKSSACHSTVKYSGKRAEWDSFKPESGGRREMPETCDYFSGEWVFDNSSHPLYKESDCPYMSDQLACHKHGRQDLEYQYWRWQPHNCNLKRWNVTEMWEKLRGKRLMFVGDSLNRGQWISMVCLMQSVIPADKKFMTPQAHLSIFRAEEYNASIEFLWAPLLVESNSDDPVDHRLSERILRPDSLLRHSSEWMHADILVFNSYLWWRQGPVKLLWSSEENGVCEEINGLGGMELAMDAWANWVDSNVDPAKKVFFVTMSPTHFTKGEWEPGSEGNCYNEKLPLNGTYWGIDSDLPTMQMVERTLARLGSKVNVLNITQLSDYRKDGHPSIYRKFWEALTPERLADPASYSDCIHWCLPGVPDVWNELLFQFL, from the exons atgcagaaatggCCGAAGAAGAAAACTCAGTATCCTCTTATAGCACTcgttttcttcatcttcattgTTTTCTCTATCCTCTATAATGAAATTTACATTCATGAGATTCAGTCAAAAAACTCCACTCACCAtactgatgatgatgatgattcatCTACTTTAGCCAAGGAAGAGGAAGACCCTTTGTTCCAATCAGTGAAAAACCTCACCGTAACAAAAATTCCTCCTG TGCCGTTGGATAAATCTAGTGCTTGTCACTCTACTGTGAAGTATAGTGGAAAGAGAGCTGAATGGGATAGCTTTAAACCGGAGTCCGGTGGCCGGAGAGAAATGCCTGAAACATGTGATTATTTTTCTGGTGAATGGGTGTTTGATAATAGTTCACATCCACTGTATAAAGAGTCTGATTGTCCTTATATGTCCGATCAATTGGCGTGCCACAAGCATGGTAGGCAAGATCTGGAGTATCAGTACTGGAGATGGCAACCTCATAACTGCAATTTGAAGAG GTGGAATGTGACTGAAATGTGGGAGAAATTAAGAGGGAAGAGACTAATGTTTGTGGGAGACTCACTGAATAGAGGACAGTGGATATCGATGGTGTGTCTAATGCAATCTGTTATTCCAGCTGATAAGAAGTTCATGACACCACAGGCCCACCTTTCAATATTTAGAGCAGAG GAATACAATGCCAGCATAGAGTTTCTTTGGGCTCCACTTCTTGTCGAATCAAATTCTGATGATCCAGTTGATCACAGACTCTCTGAACGAATACTACGTCCAGATTCACTTCTTAGGCATTCATCAGAATGGATGCATGCCGATATATTGGTCTTCAATTCATATCTTTGGTGGAGACAGGGCCCTGTTAAGTTATT ATGGAGTTCTGAAGAAAATGGAGTTTGCGAGGAAATAAATGGTTTGGGAGGCATGGAGTTAGCTATGGACGCCTGGGCAAATTGGGTGGATTCCAATGTTGATCCTGCGAAGAAGGTCTTTTTTGTCACAATGTCCCCTACACATTTCAC GAAAGGAGAATGGGAACCAGGAAGTGAAGGAAACTGCTACAACGAGAAGCTTCCCTTGAATGGAACATACTGGGGCATAGATTCCGACTTGCCCACAATGCAGATGGTGGAGAGAACACTTGCTAGGTTGGGCTCAAAGGTTAACGTTCTCAACATTACTCAGCTCTCAGATTACAGGAAAGACGGCCACCCTTCAATCTACCGTAAGTTTTGGGAGGCGCTGACTCCTGAGAGATTAGCAGACCCTGCAAGTTACTCGGATTGCATCCATTGGTGCTTGCCTGGTGTGCCTGATGTATGGAATGAACTGCTTTTTCAGTTTTTGTGA
- the LOC101250944 gene encoding abscisic acid receptor PYL4 — translation MPPSSSDSSVLLQRISSNNTHDFAYKQSHHQLQRRMPIPCSTEVPDSVSRYHTHTVSPDQCCSAVIQRISAPVSTVWSVVRRFDNPQAYKHFVKSCHVVVGDGDVGTLREVRVISGLPAASSTERLEILDDERHVISFSVVGGDHKLANYRSVTTLHTEPSSGNEAAAETIVVESYVVDVPPGNTREETCVFVDTIVKCNLQSLSQIAQNSAR, via the coding sequence ATGCCTCCAAGTTCTTCAGATTCATCTGTTTTACTCCAACGAATTAGCTCTAACAATACTCATGATTTTGCTTACAAGCAATCTCATCATCAGTTACAGAGACGCATGCCGATTCCCTGTTCGACGGAAGTACCTGATTCTGTTTCCCGGTACCATACTCACACTGTAAGTCCTGACCAGTGCTGCTCCGCCGTGATCCAGCGGATCTCAGCTCCTGTCTCCACCGTATGGTCGGTGGTCCGCCGATTTGACAATCCGCAGGCGTATAAGCATTTTGTTAAAAGCTGTCATGTTGTTGTTGGCGATGGTGACGTCGGTACTTTACGGGAAGTCCGTGTGATTTCCGGTCTCCCTGCTGCTAGTAGCACGGAGAGGCTAGAGATCCTCGACGACGAACGCCACGTCATCAGTTTTAGCGTTGTCGGTGGGGACCACAAGTTAGCCAATTACCGATCTGTGACTACGCTTCACACGGAACCGAGCTCCGGCAATGAAGCGGCGGCGGAGACGATCGTTGTGGAATCGTACGTCGTTGATGTACCGCCTGGTAATACTAGAGAAGAGACGTGCGTTTTTGTGGACACAATCGTGAAATGCAACCTTCAATCGTTATCTCAGATCGCGCAGAATTCAGCCAGATGA
- the LOC101248929 gene encoding protein DETOXIFICATION 44, chloroplastic isoform X1 — protein sequence MATGLHQQCINPLFTQSLHRKNQNYSYFCNCTNQLRNNNTNCSARLRTTLLKSINEKNRKTLSQNSISNSNSDSGESRVKSPDPDPDIPSSSSSSLWDSVTSLLEVLKFDGIGWDIVSIALPAALALASDPITSLVDTAFVGHLGSVELAAVGISVSVFNLISKLFNVPLLNVTTSFVAEEQALIAKDSSPDSQSKILLPSVSTSLLLALGLGIVEAVGLFVGSGFLMNTMGISVDSPMREPAEQFLTMRAFGAPPVVIALAAQGTFRGFKDTKTPLYAVGAGNLLNALLSPILIFTFGFGVSGAAIAGVISEYLTASILLWKLNGKVLLIAPDVNVGRFPQYLKSGALLIGRTLALLITTTLSTALAAREGPVPMAGHQICVEVWLAVSLLTDALALAGQALLAGGVSQGNYSQAREVVYKVLQIGALTGVALGFSLFVGFGALSALFSTDSEVLEIAKSGTLFVAGSQPVNAIAFVLDGLYYGVSDFEFAAYSMFVIGTISSIFLLVAAPLFGLPGVWAGLFLFVALRVVAGLWRLQTRDGPWKFLRTDMEQDSV from the exons ATGGCTACTGGCCTTCACCAGCAATGTATAAATCCATTATTTACACAATCTCTTCACCGGAAGAATCAGAATTACAGTTATTTCTGCAACTGTACTAATCAACTACGAAATAACAACACTAATTGCTCAGCTCGACTCCGAACTACACTACTCAAATCAATTAATGAGAAAAATCGTAAAACCTTATCCCAAAATTCGATATCTAACTCAAATTCTGATTCAGGAGAAAGTCGGGTCAAGAGTCCGGACCCTGACCCGGATATTCCatcctcatcttcttcatcactGTGGGATTCAGTCACTTCCCTGCT AGAAGTGCTGAAATTTGATGGAATTGGATGGGATATTGTGTCGATTGCGTTGCCCGCGGCGTTAGCTCTTGCTTCTGATCCTATTACTTCACTTGTTGATACTGCATTTGTTGGACATTTAG GATCTGTTGAATTGGCAGCAGTAGGTATTTCGGTATCAGTTTTCAACCTCATCTCGAAATTGTTCAATGTTCCTTTGCTCAACGTCACAACTTCTTTCGTTGCTGAAGAGCAGGCATTGATTGCTAAAG ATAGCTCACCTGATTCACAAAGCAAGATACTACTTCCTTCAGTATCAACTTCTTTACTACTTGCCCTCGGCCTTGGCATTGTGGAAGCTGTTGGACTTTTTGTTGGCTCCGGTTTCCTGATGAATACCATGGGTATATCTGTT GATTCACCGATGCGTGAACCAGCTGAGCAATTCCTTACAATGCGGGCATTTGGAGCTCCACCAGTCGTTATTGCACTTGCTGCTCAAGGAACATTTCGTGGATTTAAGGACACAAAAACTCCTTTATATGCTGTTG GAGCTGGTAACTTGCTTAATGCATTATTGTCTCCAATTTTGATATTCACCTTTGGTTTTGGCGTTAGTGGTGCTGCAATTGCTGGTGTGATTTCTGA ATACTTGACAGCTTCTATCCTTCTGTGGAAATTAAACGGGAAAGTTCTTCTTATTGCTCCAGACGTTAACGTGGGAAGATTTCCTCAGTATCTAAAATCTG GTGCACTTCTAATAGGGAGGACTTTAGCACTTCTAATTACCACTACACTGTCAACGGCTCTGGCAGCACGAGAGGGCCCCGTGCCTATGGCTGGTCATCAGATATGTGTTGAAGTTTGGCTAGCAGTATCTCTGTTAACTGATGCCTTGGCACTTGCCGGGCAG GCTCTCCTTGCTGGTGGCGTTTCTCAAGGTAATTATAGCCAAGCACGCGAAGTGGTTTATAAAGTTCTACAG ATTGGTGCATTGACAGGAGTTGCCTTGGGTTTTAGCTTGTTCGTTGGTTTTGGAGCACTCTCCGCCTTATTCAGCACGGACTCTGAAGTTCTGGAAATTGCCAAATCTGGTACTCTG TTTGTTGCTGGATCTCAGCCAGTAAATGCCATTGCCTTCGTTCTTGACGGGCTCTATTATGGTGTTTCGGACTTCGAATTTGCTGCATATTCTATG TTTGTGATTGGAACAATCTCCTCAATCTTCTTGCTTGTGGCTGCGCCATTGTTCGGTCTTCCTGGTGTCTGGGCGGGACTCTTTCTCTTCGTTGCCTTGCGTGTTGTAGCTGGACTTTGGAG GCTACAAACAAGAGATGGACCATGGAAATTTCTTCGGACTGATATGGAACAGGATAGTGTCTGA
- the LOC101248929 gene encoding protein DETOXIFICATION 44, chloroplastic isoform X2: MRKIVKPYPKIRYLTQILIQEKVGSRVRTLTRIFHPHLLHHCGIQSLPCLLKFDGIGWDIVSIALPAALALASDPITSLVDTAFVGHLGSVELAAVGISVSVFNLISKLFNVPLLNVTTSFVAEEQALIAKDSSPDSQSKILLPSVSTSLLLALGLGIVEAVGLFVGSGFLMNTMGISVDSPMREPAEQFLTMRAFGAPPVVIALAAQGTFRGFKDTKTPLYAVGAGNLLNALLSPILIFTFGFGVSGAAIAGVISEYLTASILLWKLNGKVLLIAPDVNVGRFPQYLKSGALLIGRTLALLITTTLSTALAAREGPVPMAGHQICVEVWLAVSLLTDALALAGQALLAGGVSQGNYSQAREVVYKVLQIGALTGVALGFSLFVGFGALSALFSTDSEVLEIAKSGTLFVAGSQPVNAIAFVLDGLYYGVSDFEFAAYSMFVIGTISSIFLLVAAPLFGLPGVWAGLFLFVALRVVAGLWRLQTRDGPWKFLRTDMEQDSV, translated from the exons ATGAGAAAAATCGTAAAACCTTATCCCAAAATTCGATATCTAACTCAAATTCTGATTCAGGAGAAAGTCGGGTCAAGAGTCCGGACCCTGACCCGGATATTCCatcctcatcttcttcatcactGTGGGATTCAGTCACTTCCCTGCT TGCTGAAATTTGATGGAATTGGATGGGATATTGTGTCGATTGCGTTGCCCGCGGCGTTAGCTCTTGCTTCTGATCCTATTACTTCACTTGTTGATACTGCATTTGTTGGACATTTAG GATCTGTTGAATTGGCAGCAGTAGGTATTTCGGTATCAGTTTTCAACCTCATCTCGAAATTGTTCAATGTTCCTTTGCTCAACGTCACAACTTCTTTCGTTGCTGAAGAGCAGGCATTGATTGCTAAAG ATAGCTCACCTGATTCACAAAGCAAGATACTACTTCCTTCAGTATCAACTTCTTTACTACTTGCCCTCGGCCTTGGCATTGTGGAAGCTGTTGGACTTTTTGTTGGCTCCGGTTTCCTGATGAATACCATGGGTATATCTGTT GATTCACCGATGCGTGAACCAGCTGAGCAATTCCTTACAATGCGGGCATTTGGAGCTCCACCAGTCGTTATTGCACTTGCTGCTCAAGGAACATTTCGTGGATTTAAGGACACAAAAACTCCTTTATATGCTGTTG GAGCTGGTAACTTGCTTAATGCATTATTGTCTCCAATTTTGATATTCACCTTTGGTTTTGGCGTTAGTGGTGCTGCAATTGCTGGTGTGATTTCTGA ATACTTGACAGCTTCTATCCTTCTGTGGAAATTAAACGGGAAAGTTCTTCTTATTGCTCCAGACGTTAACGTGGGAAGATTTCCTCAGTATCTAAAATCTG GTGCACTTCTAATAGGGAGGACTTTAGCACTTCTAATTACCACTACACTGTCAACGGCTCTGGCAGCACGAGAGGGCCCCGTGCCTATGGCTGGTCATCAGATATGTGTTGAAGTTTGGCTAGCAGTATCTCTGTTAACTGATGCCTTGGCACTTGCCGGGCAG GCTCTCCTTGCTGGTGGCGTTTCTCAAGGTAATTATAGCCAAGCACGCGAAGTGGTTTATAAAGTTCTACAG ATTGGTGCATTGACAGGAGTTGCCTTGGGTTTTAGCTTGTTCGTTGGTTTTGGAGCACTCTCCGCCTTATTCAGCACGGACTCTGAAGTTCTGGAAATTGCCAAATCTGGTACTCTG TTTGTTGCTGGATCTCAGCCAGTAAATGCCATTGCCTTCGTTCTTGACGGGCTCTATTATGGTGTTTCGGACTTCGAATTTGCTGCATATTCTATG TTTGTGATTGGAACAATCTCCTCAATCTTCTTGCTTGTGGCTGCGCCATTGTTCGGTCTTCCTGGTGTCTGGGCGGGACTCTTTCTCTTCGTTGCCTTGCGTGTTGTAGCTGGACTTTGGAG GCTACAAACAAGAGATGGACCATGGAAATTTCTTCGGACTGATATGGAACAGGATAGTGTCTGA